One region of Streptomyces sp. CG4 genomic DNA includes:
- a CDS encoding SGNH/GDSL hydrolase family protein, with product MSPKKERTAAGRRLRRRPLLSVLGAVTGIALTVVPLSTAHMASAATSSAQAKGRRVSAWSPSMTTGGRSFHDQTIRMVVHSSVPGSGARITLSNRYGTTPLVVGAVDVAVQARGGDATRGTIRNVTFGKSRRLTIPAGAEEVSDVVPISVGAGENLLVSLYLPGRTGISTWHSDAFDTTYLASGNHTGDTDAAAFGTTTSSWYYLAGLDVVSATAKGTVVAFGDSITDGYRSSTGTYSRWPDFLGRRLGAGPGPQRLSVVDAGIGGNRVLTDAPILWRGVSALKRFGHDALGQPGVKNVILFEGINDIGNNAGPDGQPLTAQDLIDGYRILITEAHADHVRIIGATLMPDEGNSYYTPAAEAIRQDVNHWIRTSAAFDGVIDFDRAMRDPADPAALYPPYDSGDHLHPGDVGMKALADAIDLRLLRA from the coding sequence ATGTCCCCGAAGAAGGAAAGAACGGCGGCCGGCCGCCGACTGCGTCGCAGACCCTTGCTGTCCGTGCTCGGTGCCGTGACCGGCATCGCCCTGACGGTCGTTCCGCTGAGCACCGCCCACATGGCGAGCGCCGCAACGTCGTCGGCGCAGGCCAAGGGCAGGCGGGTCAGTGCCTGGTCGCCCAGCATGACGACCGGCGGCCGGTCCTTCCACGACCAGACGATTCGGATGGTGGTGCACAGCAGCGTCCCGGGCTCGGGCGCCCGCATCACCCTGTCCAACCGGTACGGCACCACCCCACTCGTGGTCGGTGCCGTGGACGTGGCCGTCCAGGCGCGCGGTGGCGACGCGACGCGCGGCACCATCCGGAACGTCACCTTCGGCAAGTCCCGGCGTCTCACGATCCCCGCCGGCGCGGAGGAGGTCAGCGACGTCGTCCCGATCTCGGTCGGCGCCGGGGAGAACCTGCTCGTCAGTCTCTACCTCCCCGGCCGCACGGGGATCTCGACCTGGCACTCCGACGCGTTCGACACCACCTACCTCGCCTCCGGCAACCACACCGGTGACACCGATGCCGCCGCGTTCGGCACCACCACGTCCTCCTGGTACTACCTGGCCGGGCTGGACGTCGTATCAGCGACCGCGAAGGGCACCGTCGTCGCGTTCGGCGACTCCATCACGGACGGCTACCGCTCCTCGACCGGCACCTACAGCCGGTGGCCGGACTTCCTCGGACGCCGACTGGGCGCCGGACCCGGCCCGCAGCGGCTGAGTGTCGTGGACGCCGGTATCGGCGGCAACCGGGTCCTCACCGACGCCCCGATCCTGTGGCGGGGGGTCAGCGCCCTCAAGCGCTTCGGCCACGACGCCCTCGGCCAGCCGGGCGTCAAGAACGTCATCCTCTTCGAGGGCATCAACGACATCGGCAACAACGCCGGGCCCGACGGACAGCCGCTGACCGCCCAGGATCTCATCGACGGGTACCGCATCCTGATCACCGAGGCTCATGCCGACCACGTGCGCATCATCGGCGCGACCCTGATGCCCGACGAGGGCAACAGTTACTACACGCCTGCCGCCGAGGCGATCCGGCAGGACGTCAACCACTGGATCCGTACCAGTGCCGCCTTCGACGGCGTCATCGACTTCGACCGGGCCATGCGTGACCCCGCCGACCCGGCCGCCCTCTACCCGCCCTACGATTCGGGCGACCATCTCCACCCCGGCGACGTGGGCATGAAGGCGTTGGCCGACGCGATCGACCTGCGTCTTCTGCGTGCCTGA
- a CDS encoding phosphotransferase: MAGVHTAERPDCLIVTGMPGAGKSTVTRLIADRLPRSARLDGDFISRLVVSGRVGALGEPAEEAARQVELCNRNLCTLANNFSDAGFTPVVDWVIPDGAQLDFFVSLLPARRVLFVVLAPGIDVCRYRNTLRDPRERFDFDGYEDLESAMKRELGDVGWWFDTSALSPEQTADRIVREAGVKAATGQRRPPGGHWVTE, encoded by the coding sequence ATGGCGGGCGTGCATACGGCTGAGAGACCGGACTGTCTGATCGTGACCGGGATGCCGGGGGCCGGGAAGTCGACGGTGACCAGGCTCATCGCCGATCGTCTGCCCCGCTCGGCCCGGCTCGACGGCGATTTCATCAGCAGGCTCGTCGTCAGCGGTCGCGTCGGAGCGCTGGGCGAGCCCGCCGAGGAGGCCGCGCGGCAAGTCGAGTTGTGCAACCGCAATCTGTGCACGCTGGCGAACAACTTCTCCGACGCCGGGTTCACGCCGGTCGTCGACTGGGTGATCCCCGACGGCGCTCAGCTGGACTTCTTCGTCTCCCTCCTGCCGGCTCGCCGGGTCCTGTTCGTCGTGCTCGCGCCCGGGATCGACGTGTGCCGGTACCGCAACACCCTCCGTGATCCACGGGAGCGGTTCGACTTCGACGGCTACGAAGATCTCGAATCCGCCATGAAGCGCGAACTCGGCGATGTGGGTTGGTGGTTCGACACCTCGGCGCTTTCTCCGGAGCAGACCGCGGATCGCATCGTCCGGGAAGCAGGTGTGAAGGCCGCCACCGGGCAGCGGCGGCCGCCAGGGGGTCACTGGGTGACCGAGTAG